TGGCCGCCGCCGCAGCCCGACAGGGGCGCACGGTAGCCGGCCCGCTCCCAGGCCCCGCGGGCCGCCGGGTCCACGGGCACGTCCGTGGTGATGAAATGCTCGGGTGTGACGGGCGGGAAGTACTTGTCCACCGACAGGGTCTGGAAGCGCTCCTCGTCCACGCCCAGCACGTCCGCCAGCTGGAAGAAGCGGCCCGCCTGGAAGCGCGGCAGCGAGCTCGGCTCGCCGACGCCCACCAGCGCGCCGCCGTCACGCACCCATGCGCGCAGGGTCTCCACGAGCTTCGGATTCGCCCACACGTCGCCACCGGTGAACGCCGTGTCCACCGGGCCGCCGTTGATGATCACGTCGACGTCCGGGTCGACGCCGTGCTCGAGGATGTCATCGAAGCTGACGAACCTGACGTTGACGCGCATGCCGGACAGGGACTCCAGGATCCCGTAATACGAGTACGTCTGCTTGTTGGGCAGCGCGTGCGCCACGGTGAACGCCATCCAGGAGCGCATCCTGCCCCACGAGTTCAGGATCGCCACGTTCAATTCGCCCTCGGCGGCCACCCCGTCGGTGCGATCGTGGATGTCGCGGAACTCGTCCGCGATGTGCGTGACGGTGTCCACGAACTTCGGGAACTTCGCGGCCAGGGACAGGTAGCCGCCGTAGCCCATGCGGGAGATCGGGGACCTGAGGATCGCGCGGCGGGCTTTGCGCCAGTTGTCGAGCCCCTCGATGCTCGGGTCGTTGCCCTCATAGAACGTGTCCGGGAAGAAGTACGGCAGGAAACGGCCCTCCGTGTATTTGACGCCGGGAATGTCCGCGATCATGCGGGTCGTGGTGCCGTCGCCGATCGAACCCACCACCGCATCCAAGCCCAGCTCGTCGAACCCGTCCTTGTAGGGTTCAGTGCCGATCCATTGGTCGCCCAGGAACATCATCGCCTCCTTGCCGGCCGCATGGGACATGTCCGCCAGCTGCTTGACGTTCTTGCGCACGAAGCCAGACAGGAAGTCGATCCAGTCGCGCTGGGCCTTTCTGGGCACACGCCATGCGCTGTTGTAGGCGCCACCATCCACAAAGTCCTCAGGACGCAGACGATATCCATATTCCTTCTCGAAGTCGTCCAAGGCACGCGGGCTCACGGTGCAGGCACAGCCGAACCAGTCGACCACCTTTTCGCGACGCTTGGCGTCGAACAGCAATGTGAACTGGTAGAAGAACGTGGTGAAACGCACCACATCAGTCTGCGGGCTGTCCTTCAGCCACCTCGCGAACGTGTCGAACACGAACTTTCGGGTGGCGGGATGGTAGATGTCGAACGGGATCTCGTGTTCCTTGTCGCCCCAGTCGTTGGTCAGATGGTTGTACATCTCGACCGGATCCCAGATGATGTAGGCCAGGAACGAAACCGTGTACTCGTGCATCGGCACGGCAGCGGTCACGTGCACGGTATCCTCGCCCGCGTCCAGCGTCCACTGTTCGGGCGGCACGACTTCGCCCGTCGTGCGGTCCACGACCTCCCAATACCTGTGCGAGTCCGCGTCACGGTTCGGCTTGAGCTGCTCCTCGAAGAAACCATCCATCAACGGCACATCCACCGCATCCGACTCCGCCAGGATACGATCCGTCAGCAGGTACACCTGTGGCGTCTCGTCCATATGCAGAGTGATCCACTCGTTATGCGCACGCGTCGGGAAATACGCACTGTATATCTTCTTGCCAAGAGCGAGCACATCCTCATCAAGATGCGTGCCATCCGAGTTGCGGATAGCATCTGCGCCCCACAATTCGGCAAGCTCCTTGGTCTTCTCAGCAAAATTCTCCTCACTCGGCAAAGTGAAGCGGCCAGTACTCATGAGTTCTCCTCTATAGAACGGTCGAATGGGAAAGCATGGCGACGAAATGCCACAACAAAAAATGGCCGGCGTCATCGCGGATTCTAGGGCCCTGACTGCGTAGATCCTTGACGCTACGGTGACGCCGGACGATTGCAATAATGTCACTCCGATAGAGAAGGGGCGTCGCCCGGCATCGGAAGGAGTGACATGTTATGCCGGGCGGTGGATTAATTAGCCCTTGACCGCACCGGCAGCCAAACCGGACTGCCAGTAGCGCTGGAGGCCGAGGAAGAGCACAATCACCGGCAGCACACCGAGCAAGGCACCCATCATCAGGGCACCACGATCGGTGAACGTAGACAGCGAGACCATGCCATACAGACCCAAGGTCACCGGCTTCAGGGTGTCGGAAGACACCATCATCAACGGCAGCACGAAGTTGTTCCACGTGGCCACGAACAGGAACAGGAAGATTGTCACCATTGCCGGAGCCAGCAGGCGCAGCACAATAGTGAAGAAGATTCGTGCCTCGCTCGCACCATCAATGCGGGCCGCCTCGAGCAACTCATCAGGCACCGAGCTCTGCGCGTACGTGCGGCCCAGGAAGAAGCCGAACGGGGAGACGCAGCACGGGATGATGATGGAGAGCATCGTGTTGGTCAGGTGCAGGGTGTGGAAAATCGAGTACTGCGGGATGGTCAGCAGTGCGGCGGGCATCAGCATGCAAGCCATGATGACGCCAATAGCCGCGTTCTTGCCGCGGAAGTTGAACTTCGCAGTGGCGTAGCCAGCCATCACAGACACGATGGTGCCGATCAATGCCGAGACGCCCGAATAAATCAGGGAGTTCAACACCCAGCGCCAGAAGTTGCCACGAGTCCAGCCAAGCAGCTTGGAATAGTTAGTGGCGATGGCATTGGGCAGCTGGTCAAGCGGCACAGCAAACCACATGCCGTTGCTACCGGTCATCTGGGCCGGCGTCTTGGTGGACGCGATGATGGCCCAGTAAATCGGGAACAGGAAGTAGATCAACACCAGTACCAGCAGCACCACGGTGAGGGTCTTCACGGCCGCGGACGGTCGCATGGAGCGAGGCAAATCGTGTTGCGCAGCCTGACGCTGCTTTTCGAGCTTGCGCTCGGCCTTTTTGCGGGCGCGTTCTTCAACGGTTGCGGAGCTCATTACTCGTTCACCTTCCTTTCGGCCAAGGTGTACAGCACGGCAAGCACACCTGCGATCAGAGCCATGACAATGGCGATGGCCGAAGCCGGACCGTCACCAGACGGGGTAATGCTGCCCTGAGAAGTGCTCATAGCCATCATCATCGGTGTATACGACTTGGAAATACCCGGATCAGCCGTAGACATGATCTGCGGTTCGTTGAACAGCTGAATGGTGCCGACGATGGAAAGCAGCATGGCCAGCAGGGCCGCGCCACGCACGTTCGGCAGCTTAATCTTCGTGGCGATCTGCCAACCATTGGCGCCGTCGATACGGGCAGCCTCATAGAGGTCATGCGGGATGGCCTGCAATGCGGCGAGGAAGATCAGCATGTTGTAGCCCGTGAAGGTCCATGTGGTGATGTTGGCCATCGAGCCGAGCACGATGTTCTTGTTGAAGAAGTCCACATTGACGCCGATGGCGGCAAGTCCCTTGACGATCGGCGAGATTTGGCCGTTGTACAGGTAGACCCAGATAATCGAGGCCACGACGCCGGGGATGGCGTAGGGCAGGAAGTAGCCCAGACGGAAACCGGTGACATGCTTGACCACGAACGAGTCGATGACGATGGCCAACGCCAGTGCGGCGATGATCATGATCGGCACCTGAATCAGGGTGTAGACCAGCACCCTGCCGACGCCGGACCAGAAGTTGCCGGAAGTAATAACATACTGGAAGTTCTGGAATCCTACGAATTTATTGACCAGCTCGCCACCGCCGTATGCGCCACCGCCCTCGGTGACCTGACGGAAGAAGCTGGAATAGATGGCCCAGATGATGGGCAAGATGAACACGAAAGCGAACAGGACGGCGAACGGTGCCATGAACGCCCAGCCGGTGCGGTTCTCGCGCTTCTGAGCGCCGGACCGCTTCGGCTTGGCGGCGGCACGCCTAGGTGCTTTGCCCTTCGCCTGAGTAGTGGATGCAGTCATAATACAAAACCTGTCTTTGCAAAAACAGTAAAACAAATAACAAGGACCACAGCGCCCTTGCAGCAATACCCCCAAACAATACGGAAGGCCGGAGTATGTGCCCCGGCCTTTCGCTATGATGATGCGAGGCATCGGAGGTCTTGGATGGCCGGCTATTTCAAGCCGGCCCGTTGACAAGACCTAGTGAGGTCACTCCTTGACGGACAGACCGAGGTTCTTCAGCGTATCCACCGAGGTCTTCTGAGCGGTGTCGAACACATCCGAAACCTTGGCAGAACCATCGGCAGCCTTGGCGGCGGTCTGTTTCATTGCAGCGCCGACTGCGGAGAAGCCAGGCATGTAGGTGAAGTCACCCATGTTGTCGTTCGCGGCCTTGAACTCAGCCATGACATCCTGTCCGCTGAAGTAGTCGGACCACTTCTGCGGGGTCTTGGCTTCCGCGGTGGTGGCGGCCACGACGAGGCCCTGGGAGACAAGGTCATCAACCTGGGTGTTGAACCAGTCAAGGAACTCCATGGCTTCGGCCGGGTGCTTGGAACCCTTGAGCACGGCCACACCGGAACCACCATCGGAGCCGGTCTTGGTGCCATTGCCGAACCAGTCACCGAGCTGGGTGACCTTCCACTCACCAGCACCAGTGCCACCGGCGGAATCGATGAACAGCGGGGCTTCCCAAGCGGCGGCCACGGTGCCGATCAGCTGACCGGACTGGATGGAGTTATCAAACGATGCATCCCAACGCGGGTTGGTGAGGGCGGCCTTGTTGTCGATCAGCTGCTGGTAGACATCGGCCACGGCCTTGGAGCCCTTGGTCTGGGTGTTGACAACCCAGGAGTTGCCGTCGACCTTGTACCACGGACCGGAAGCACCGGCCTGGCCGGACATCATCATCATGGCCTCATCAGGCTGGAAGGTCATGATGTACTTGCCCTGGGCAGCGGTCTTCTTGGCGGTCTCGATGAGCTCGTCAGCGGTCTTCGGCACGGTGATGCCGAGCTTCTCAAATTCAGCGGCGTTGTAGAAGTAAGTCAGCGGGCCGGTGTCCTGCGGCAGACCGTAGGTCTTGCCGCCCACCTGCATCAGTGCGAACGGGCCGGAAGCGAAATCGTCCTTGTACTTGGCGGCCTCATCGGTGACATCCTGCAGAAGGCCCTTGGTGAAGACCTCGGGAACCTCGGCGTAACCGACCTGAGCCAGATCCGGCGCATTGCCAGCCTTAACGTCGGTCTCGAGCTTCTTGATCATTTCGGAGGCATTGCCATCGAACTTGGTGGCCTTGACCTGAATGTTCGGGTGCTCCTTGTTCCACTTGGCCACAATGTCGTTGACCAAGGTCATGCCTTCGGAATCGGGCAGACGGTGCATATAGGTGATGTTGACCACACCGCCATCGCTGCCGGACTTCGTGTCGCCAGCAGTGTCGCTGCCGCCGCAACCGGCCAAACCAATACCCATTGCTGCTACCGCGGCAAGAGCAGCCACGATGCGCTTGTTGTGCGATACCATATCTCTACTCCTTCGATAATGGCGTCATCACTCCTCTGTGACGACTGTTAATCAGTTTAGGCGCTCAAATCTTTATTGTCAACCTAACTAACAATTTCTGCGCGCCCCAGTGGAATAGTGACATTAACCCGGTTTGATTCCTTATTATGCTCGTTTTGTCATTTTATTAATACTCCTTACAAAGCTACATACTTATGGTCTACCAGTGGACCATGCGTGAAATACGAAAAAGCCCCGGATTGCTCCGAGGCTCATCGTTCACAGGCGGACAGAGCGAGATTCGAACTCGCGGAGGGTTGCCCCTCAACGGTTTTCAAGACCGTCTCTTTAGACCGCTCAGACATCTGTCCTTATGCACATGCGCATGTGCACGATATTTGATTATACAAAAGGGAAGGATTTGGGGAGCGGACACAGTCGCACTCCCCCATAAGCCTTACATGCAGCTAATCTGCCAGCGGGCCTGATGATGAAATCAGGCCTCCCATTTAGTCGGCTCGATGACTTCCTTGCCGCCCATGTAGGCACGCATGGCCTTCGGAATCTCGATGGAGCCATCCTTCTGCTGATGGTTCTCCATGATGGCAACCAGCCAACGGGTGGTGGCCAGCGTGCCGTTGAGCGTGGAGACCGGGCGAGTGCCGCCGTCTTCCATACGCTCGCGGATGTTCAGACGACGAGCCTGGTACTCGGTGCAGTTCGAGGTGGAAGTGAGCTCACGGTAACGGTTCTGGGTCGGCACCCAAGCCTCACAGTCGAACTTGCGGGCGGCGGAGGAGCCGAGATCGCCGGCGGCGGTGTCGATGATGCGGTATGGCACCTCGACCTTGGCGAGCATCTCCTGTTCCATAGCCAGCAGGTGCTCATGCTCCTTGTAGGAGTCCTCCTGCTTGGCGTAGACGAACATCTCCACCTTGTCGAACTGGTGGACGCGGATGATACCGGAGGTGTCCTTGCCTGCGGCGCCGGCCTCGCGGCGGTAGCAGGAGGACCAACCGCAGTAACGCAGCGGTCCATTGCCGAGGTCGAGAATCTCGTTCTCGTGCATGCCGGCGAGCGCCACTTCGGAAGTGCCGACCAGGTACTGGTCATCGGGCTCACGCAGGCGGTAGATCTCGTCGGCGTGGGAGTTCAGGAAGCCAGTGCCGCGCATGACTTCGGGGCGCACGAGCGTCGGGGTAATGGCCAGCGTGAAGCCGTGCTCCTCAGCCTGGTCAACGGCCATAGTGAGCATGGCAATCTGCATGCGGGCCACCTGGCCACGCAGGAAGTAGAAGCGGGAGCCGCCCACCTTGACACCGCGGCGCATGTCGATGCCAGCCACGCCGGTGCCGAGGGTCAGGTGATCCTTGGGCTCGAAACCTTCAGCCGCGAAGTCACGAATCTGGCCGACCTTCTTGACGACCACGTAATCGTCCTCGCCGCCCTCAGGAGCTTCCGGCTCCACAATGTTGGAGAGCTTCCACATGGCGGTGGTGTATTCCTCGGCAGCTGCATCGGCCTTGGACTTGAACTCGGCGACCTTCTGGGAGAGTTCCTTGGTTTCGGCGATAAGCTTGGCCTTTTCGTCAGCCGGGGCAGAGGCGACCTTCTTGCCGATTTCCTTCTGCTGGGCGCGGGCCTCTTCAAAAGCCTTGAGCGACTCACGACGGACAGTGTCGGAGGAAAGCACTTCGTCGACGAGTTCCACGGACTCGCCACGCTTGCGCTGGGATTCCTTGACGATATCGGTGTGTTCACGAATGAATTGAATATCAAGCATGAGCACCAGACTAGCCCCGCAAGCCGACACCCTCAACAAAGAAATAATAAGGAGTAGAGCATGCTCTCTCATACATCTTTTACGGCCGATGAAACCGCACTCGGACGGTAGCAAATTCCACCAGACGGAATCAGGGTGAATAATAATCTCGCTTAGAGTGGGCGCATTCCGTGCAGGAACTGTTCACGTACTTCCTGAATGCAGCGAAAAGAAGCCGTCTCACGCTAACAATAGGAATCATGCCCCAGCCTGCGCTCACTGTATTTCTTGTTGTGGCCGCGATCGTTATCGTCGCGGTATGTGTTGCCATCATCGTCATCGCGTTGCGGGCGCACCGTCGCCGCAAACTGGCCGAGACATTGGAGAAACGCAGGGATGACGAGGTGCAGTATGCGTTCGTGGTGAACCCATCCAAGCCACAGGCCACCGCACGCAGGCTCCACATTCAGGAGTTCTGCAAAGCCAAGGGTCTGAATCGGGTGCGCTTCTACGACACCCAACTCGACAAGGACGGACGTGACTGTGCGCTCGAGGCGCTCGAAGACGGCGCTGACGTGGTGATCGCGGTCGGAGGCGACGGCACTGTACGCACGGTGGCAAGCGCCGTATCCGGCACCGGCCACGCACTGGGCATTGTGCCTATTGGCACCGGCAATCTCTTTGCCCGCAATATGGGCATTCCTGTGGACGATATCGATGCGGCCCTGACCGTGGCCACATCGCACGGATCGCGCATGGTGGACATGGGCCGACTCACGCTGCTCGATCATCCCGAGGACGACCACGGCCATGCGTTCCTGATTATCGCCGGCATCGGCTTCGACGCCGCCATGATCGACGACACCGATCCGGACTTGAAGGCGAATATCAGCTGGCTGGCATACTTCGTGGGCGGCGTGAAAAACCTGTTCGCCCCGAAATTCCGCGGCAATTTGACTGTCACCAGCGCCGACGGCTCCACACACACCACCAATAATCTTGCATTTCGCACGGTGATGGCCGGCAATTGCGGGCAGATTCCCGTATTCTCGCTCATGCCCGCCGCGTCCTATGATGACGGCATCCTCGATTTTGAAATCATCGACACCACCGGCGGCATCCTGGGTTGGGCCAACCTGTTCGGCGACGTAGTGCACCAAACCATTATCGGCAAGCCTGAGCAGAACCCACTGTCCACCAACTCGACCATTGAGCAGGTGCAAGGTCTGAGCGCGGAAATCGTATTGGAAAAGCCAGCCAAGGCCCAGGTAGACGGCGATATGCTGCCGGAGACCAAACACATCCGATTCTCAGTAGATCACCGGGCTCTGATCGTACGCGTACCCGATACTTCCGCACTGGAGAAAACCGCTCAGGTGGCGGCGCAGAACGCCACCGCTGATTTCGCAGAAACGACCGGCACCATCGAGCCGATTCGCTGATTCACTGGCCCATATGCGCCAGCTGCGGATGGTCGGGAATATCCGAGGAACGATTCTGATTCGTTTGATCCGTGACTCGTGCCACATGCAATGTCAGGTAGGCAACCTCGTCTTCGGTCAGCGTGGTATCGAGGCGCAGCTCAATAAGGGATGCGATAAGTCTCGCGCATTTCGAGGCTTTTGCATAGGAGCTCATAATCGAGGAAACGATTGCATCCGGCTCCCTGCTGAGCTGCTCATGCTGATGAATACGTACGAACAAATACCGAAGATGGGTGATGAAACGGCCGACATTAACCGAATGCTCATCCAGCTTGATGTTATAGGTGCTTTCGATGACAGCGAGCAACTGTTGGATGACACCGGTCATCATATACGTAGGAGAAAGGTCGCCTGTGGAGAAGCCGGCATTCACAAAATGCAGCGCAAAAGCAACGCTCTCGCTGGGATCCAGCGCATCGTCCAATCTACGGTTCAGCGCGGCGAGCAGTGCGCAGCCCTGCTGGTATTCACGCTTATACAGCGAACGAATTTCCGAGTTCAGCGGATACGGCACAGGCGGAATGCCGTTCTTGGCGCGGCGTAAAGCACCGCACACATGATCCGCGAGCGCCATGACCAACGTCGAGCTTTGTGCAGCCTCTGAACTCAGGCCAACCTCATCCATGGTCTCGGAAATGAGACGAATGATTTCAGGAGGAATATCGCCCAGCAACTGGGCCATATGGTCAGGGTCACGGCCTTGAGCCGGCACGAACACACGAGCCACTTTGGCATCGTCAACTGTCATGCCGGGCTTGGCCTTGAACCCCAGACCCCGGCCGGTAAGGATGACTTCGCGCCCCCGATCCTTCGCCAGGACGACGTTGTTATTGAAGACGCGAAGTATTTCCATGACATCCCTTCCGTTCGGGATCTTCGGGTTACGGTTGCGAACCGACCATGATTACTGTTCGATGGCGATGACTTCGTCACCGGCCGCGACGTTCACATCCGTCTTCGGAGTAACGGACTTGAGCGCTGCGGTGTTCAGTACCGTAACCAGCGTAGTGGTGCTGAATCCAGCCTTCTTGACTTCGTCGAGATCGACAGTCGCCAACAGGTCACCGGCATTCACTCGGTCACCCTTGGCCACATTCACCACGAAACCATTGCCATTCATCTTAACCGTATCAATGCCGACGTGTACCAGCACTTCAATGCCATCGTCGGTCTTGAGACCAAAAGCATGGCCAGTCTCAGCAACGGTCTGCAGCACACCGGACACCGGAGCCTTAACCGTGCCGTCAACCGGCTCGATGCCCACGCCCTCGCCGAGGGCACGAGAAGCGAACACCGGATCGCCGGCATCGTCAAGGGATACCACGTGGCCCGCAATCGGAGCGAACACGGCGGAAGTGGCGGTCGCAGCGGCAGCCGGGGCATCGGCAACGGCAACAGCGGCGGTTGCGGTAGCGGTGGTGGCGTCACCACCGTTCACAGCCTTGGCGGACTGAGCCGCGGCACGGGCCTTGGCTTCGGCTTTCTGCTCCGGAGTGCGGTAGTCAAGCATGATAATCATAATCATGGCGGTGAAGAACGACACTGCGATGGAGACGCCGTAAACCCACATCTGGTTGAACACCGGCACGGTGAGCAGCGAGGTGAAAGCGAATGCAGTGGTGGTCACGCCGTGCACGGTCTCGCCGGAGGCGACGGTGGCCGGGAAGAGCCAGCCCATGACGGCGATTACGACGCCGCCCACGCCGCAGCCGACCAGCATACGGGAGTAGATGAGCTTGTAACGCAGGTGGATGCCGTAAAGGCTCGGCTCGGAAACGCCACCGAGCAGGCCGGCGGCAAGAGCACCGATGGAGGTCTGGCGCATGTCCTTATCCTTGTCGCGGATGGAGAGGAACAGCACACCGGCAGTGGCACCGAAGCAGGCGAAGTTCCACACGCCCATCGGGCCCTGAATGAAGTCGTAGCCCAGGGTGTTGATGTTCATGATCATCAGGGCGTTCAGCGGCCAGTGCAGACCCAGCGGCACCAGGAACGGGTACAGCAGCGGGATTGCGATGGCGAAGATGAACGGAGCGTGAGTGTTCATCCAGGCGAGTCCGGCGCCGAGGCCGTTGCCGGCCCACACACCGATAGGTCCGATGATGAAAGCGGTGAGCGCACCGACGATGATCATGGAGAAGAAGGGCAGGAAGACCATCTGGACGCTGTCCGGAATGATCTTCTTCAGACCGTGGTACACGACCGCGAGCACGGCGACCATCAGCAGCGGCACGAACACGTTGCCGGAGTAGTCGGACAGCTGCATCGGCAGACCGAACACCGTGGCGGTGCAGGAGGAGGTGCCCAGCGTGGTGTTCTCCACGCACTTGACGGCGTCGCCCCAAGTCTTGGTGTCAGACAGGGATGCGAACTGCGGGGTCATGAGCATGCCCATGATTGCGCCGCCCAGCCACGGATCCACCTTGAGCTTCTTGGCTGCATTGTAGGCGACCATAATCGGCAGGAAGTAGAACACACCCTTCCAGATGGCCTGCACGAACACCAGGCCGGTGGTGGCGGTGTCGTTCGGAATCAGGCCCAGGGAAATGCACAGGTTGACAATTGCGATGATGATGGACGCGCCAAGCAACACACCCAGAATCGGACGGAAGGAGTCGGCCAGGTATTCGAAGAAGCTATCGAGCCATGCGACCTTGCCGCGAGCCTTGGAACGAGCGGCGGCCTTGACCTCCGCATCAGTCGGCTCATCGGCATCGTCGTCAACGGTGCCGGCGCCGAGACCAGCCATTTCTGGCAGGTGCATGATCTGCTCATACACGGAGGCGACCTGACCGCCGATAACGACCTGGTATCGGTCGCCGGACTGCGGCACGGCGCCCAGCACAAGCTTGTTGGCGTCGAGCGCGGCATTGTCAACCTTGCCGGCGTCATTGAGTTCAAAGCGCAGTCGCGTGGCGCAGTGCGTCAGCGACTTGATGTTGGCCGCGCCACCAACACTGGTGACGATTGCCTTGATATCGTCTTGATGCGACATCTCTTACTCCATTCCTTTTCCACGGTTAAGCCAGTACCTACCAGAGAAACCACCCTGTTCCTGAGCATCTGCGTTCCAGGAACCGGCAGTCACGCCAAATAACAGAAAAGACCTGAGATATGGACGCCATCATGAATACACATGACTACGTCAACATCTCAGGTCTTGCCTCAACATTTGAGTAGCAACCCTGCTAATTACTGACTGAACAGCGACTATAACGAGCTGATAACAATCCGGCAAATCACACATATGGTCAAAGCCCGCCTATACCTCGAAACATAAGACGAGAGTAGGGAAGAACAGGCTTTAATCAGCGATGAACATCCGGCGTGTCTTTCTTGGACGGTACATCCGCAATGAGACGGCACGCAAGCCTATGTTCAGGCTCTTTGCGCAAGCCGCGCGCCACCTTCATGCACTTATTCGCACAAAAGTTGACAACTTTTAACATAATCATGCCCAAAACGACAAAAAACGTGGCAGAATGAAAGTATGGTAGCAAACAATGCGGGTCAACCCGCCACCCCAGCAGATCTGATCAATGTCGATGAGGTTATCGGCAAGTACTATGACCTCGTCCCCGACCCCAGCGTTCCCGAGCAGCGTGTCATCTTCGGCACCTCCGGTCACCGTGGATCGTCTCTGAAGACCTCGTTCAACGAGGCCCATATCGTTGCCATCTCCCAGGCCATCGCCGAATACCGCAAGAAAGCCGGCGTTACCGGTCCGCTGTACCTCGGATCCGACACCCACGCGCTGTCCGGCCCGGCCAAGAAGACCGCCATCGAAGTGCTCGTCGCCAACGGCGTGCACGTGCGCATCGATTCTCGCGACGACTTCGTGCCTACCCCTGTGGTCTCTCAGGCCATCCTGACCCACAACCGTGCGGCCGACGGCACCCAGCGTTTTGAGGGCGAAGGCTTAGCTGACGGCATCGTCGTCACGCCGTCCCACAAC
This sequence is a window from Bifidobacterium breve DSM 20213 = JCM 1192. Protein-coding genes within it:
- a CDS encoding glucose PTS transporter subunit IIA, yielding MSHQDDIKAIVTSVGGAANIKSLTHCATRLRFELNDAGKVDNAALDANKLVLGAVPQSGDRYQVVIGGQVASVYEQIMHLPEMAGLGAGTVDDDADEPTDAEVKAAARSKARGKVAWLDSFFEYLADSFRPILGVLLGASIIIAIVNLCISLGLIPNDTATTGLVFVQAIWKGVFYFLPIMVAYNAAKKLKVDPWLGGAIMGMLMTPQFASLSDTKTWGDAVKCVENTTLGTSSCTATVFGLPMQLSDYSGNVFVPLLMVAVLAVVYHGLKKIIPDSVQMVFLPFFSMIIVGALTAFIIGPIGVWAGNGLGAGLAWMNTHAPFIFAIAIPLLYPFLVPLGLHWPLNALMIMNINTLGYDFIQGPMGVWNFACFGATAGVLFLSIRDKDKDMRQTSIGALAAGLLGGVSEPSLYGIHLRYKLIYSRMLVGCGVGGVVIAVMGWLFPATVASGETVHGVTTTAFAFTSLLTVPVFNQMWVYGVSIAVSFFTAMIMIIMLDYRTPEQKAEAKARAAAQSAKAVNGGDATTATATAAVAVADAPAAAATATSAVFAPIAGHVVSLDDAGDPVFASRALGEGVGIEPVDGTVKAPVSGVLQTVAETGHAFGLKTDDGIEVLVHVGIDTVKMNGNGFVVNVAKGDRVNAGDLLATVDLDEVKKAGFSTTTLVTVLNTAALKSVTPKTDVNVAAGDEVIAIEQ